One window of Oncorhynchus masou masou isolate Uvic2021 chromosome 28, UVic_Omas_1.1, whole genome shotgun sequence genomic DNA carries:
- the LOC135517961 gene encoding endoglin-like: MESSNMSRLPLLLLCLAIATSASQQTCEPVAVPENQNAWIRLREMLPGCWTNYTTQDGKEVHILSMHYTTEAPNMFTLNMTAAQPMHLIITTDSKQIIYTEAHANTDVSIYVANDSNMQIMGTIVNVQKKAFPTDNKDIVRWAAEKFGGVTSFTTIQNPMSIASTGREGTRLLPSGSNNCTLENEWHALKHYLKLESNMRLLKSCSNQLPHSHTEKELYIVNIPEDVSIRLVSVHVISERQISLFLRGPQGTVWSIHDPKHTSFSSNNVILLAATSMMHKIPPTITIFTDSADAVQKKALDHFRASTITSYSEIRTEGTMVTLVLGNKDHTSVTEAAPTETTPSPPSPPQMPLLMQLYTSPDYRSPLDPNTKVQSDKRIYAEISGRTLGEIVLTIKVINCSVRSKGSCPVVRDMPFRPEVCSSTVCPNSTRVSFSLELLQDLASTSWDLECSVKLCFSEKCGDGGRVKRNLEVTQTYIPPPMACIDFGLSAVLGIAFGGFLIGVLLIGALWVIKIRTGYPTGLDVGTTTANLSRCPCSLTSKRQPVSNNPSPSENSSANASIGSTRSTPTSSMA, encoded by the exons caTCCCAGCAGACCTGTGAGCCAGTGGCGGTCCCTGAAAACCAGAATGCCTGGATCAGGTTGAGAGAGATGCTTCCAGGCTGCTGGACCAACTACACCACTCAGGACGGCAAAGAAGTTCACATCCTCAGCATGCATTACACTACTGAG GCTCCCAACATGTTTACACTGAATATGACTGCTGCCCAGCCAATGCACCTCATCATCACCACAGACTCAAAGCAGATTATATACACTGAGGCCCATGCTAACACGGATGTCAGCATTTAC GTGGCAAATGACTCCAATATGCAAATCATGGGTACAATTGTGAACGTCCAGAAAAAAGCCTTTCCCACAGACAATAAAGATATAGTGAGGTGGGCCGCCGAGAAGTTTGGTGGGGTGACGTCCTTCACCACCATCCAGAACCCAATGAGTATCGCTtccacagggagagagg GAACAAGACTCCTTCCATCTGGCTCCAACAACTGTACTCTTGAAAACGAATGGCATGCGCTCAAGCACTATCTGAAGTTAGAATCAAACATGCGTTTGCTCAAATCCTGCTCGAACCAGCTTCCCCACAGCCACACTGAGAAAGAACTGTACATCGTCAACATCCCTGAGGATGTCAGCATTCG CCTTGTCTCTGTGCACGTCATCAGTGAGAGGCAGATCAGTCTGTTCCTAAGAGGACCTCAGGGTACCGTGTGGAGCATCCATGACCCAAAGCACACCAGCTTCAGT tCCAACAACGTGATCCTGCTTGCTGCCACCAGCATGATGCATAAGATCCCTCCCACTATCACCATCTTCACAGACAGTGCTGATGCTGTACAGAAGAAGGCCTTGGACCATTTCAGAGCCAGTACCATCACCAGCTACTCTGAGATCCGAACCGAGGGCACCATGGTCACACTGGTCCTAGGGAATAAGGACCACACTTCAG TCACAGAGGCTGCACCAACCGAGACAACTCCATCGCCCCCCAGCCCCCCTCAGATGCCTCTGCTCATGCAACTGTACACCTCTCCAGACTACCGCTCCCCTCTGGACCCCAACACCAAGGTGCAGAGCGACAAGAGGATCTACGCAGAG atctCAGGGCGGACACTGGGGGAGATTGTGCTGACCATCAAGGTGATCAACTGCTCGGTGCGCTCCAAGGGTTCTTGCCCGGTGGTGAGGGACATGCCCTTCAGGCCAGAGGTATGCTCCTCCACCGTGTGCCCCAACAGTACCAGGGTTAGCTTCTCCTTAGAGCTGCTCCAAGACCTGGCCTCCACGAGCTGGGACCTGGAGTGCTCCGTCAAACTCTGCTTCAGCGAG AAatgtggagatggaggaagagtGAAGAGGAACTTGGAGGTCACCCAGACATACATCCCGCCACCAA TGGCGTGTATTGACTTTGGTCTGTCAGCCGTGCTGGGCATTGCCTTTGGAGGTTTCCTGATCGGAGTTCTGCTCATTGGAGCTCTCTGGGTCATCAAGATCCGCACAG GATACCCCACCGGACTGGATGTCGGGACGACTACTGCAAACCTCTCGA GATGTCCTTGCTCTCTGACCAGCAAACGGCAACCTGTCTCCAACAACCCCTCCCCCTCTGAGAACAGTAGTGCCAACGCCAGCATTGGCAGCACTCGGAGCACGCCAACAAGCAGCATGGCAtga